The DNA window ATACAACTCCCGGCGAAAATTTTTAAAGCGAATTTGCCTTAATTCCTGAGCTTTGGGAGCATAATAATAACAGCCATCCTCCAAACCATTAACCCCAGATACAGCAATAAACGTTTCAATTAAACTCAGATCAAAATAATCGGGAGAACCATCTAACCCTTGATGAATATAATGGTAAGGTTGATAGGTAAAATCTAAAAGGGCTAAAAGTTCATTTAACATTAATTCTGAACCTTTATAAGCCCGTGTAGATCGCCGTTTCAAAACCGTTTTTTCCAAACCCGATAAATTTTTACCCCAATCTATTGAACTCGTCACCGTTGAAATTTTGGTACAAAACGGGAAGTTATATTTATCTTCCAAAATTCCATCTGTTTGAGTCGGTTTCCAACCTTGACTTCCAGAAGAATCCGTTTCTAACTTAGTAGCTTGATGCAAATACGCTAACAGTTCTCCCTCTGGAATATTAGGATAATCCGTTTGAGTTGCAGAGGGTAAAGCAGTTCTTGAAAGGGGTAAATTTTCGTCAATTTCCAGTAAGTTTGCTAAAGCTAAAACAGCGATCGCTCCTTCAGATTCTCCATCTAAATATAACAATTGATTCAGGATATCATCGGCAAATCCTCCAATTAAATGAGGTCGATAATCATTCATCGTCGCCATTAATTCAATATTGCCTAATAAATGACCTGTATCTAAACAAATTCGCCGATAAGCCCGATCTTGATAACGCCAGAAAGAACGGAAAAAAACCGCCGTTGTTACCAAGGTTAAATGGGTATTTGCTAACGCAGGATGCCAAAAACAAGCGTCCTGTAACTCATGCCAAACTTGATTTTCCCAAAATTGTACTAAAGAATGGGTTTGTGTTTGGTAATGATACAATCCCGGTGGGAGAATTGCAGTTCCCCTAGAAATTAAATAAATTTCCGCCGGATACAACCCCCCCGCCGAAGGTGCCGCTCTAAGATAATGAACTCCGGCCATCGTGGGGAGTTTGGCGGTTAAACCATAACTATGCAGCAAAAAATGGGACAAACGTTGCCAAAGTCGGATTTTAGGGTCACTAGAGGGAGCTTCGTCTGTATCCCGCAGGTAGGGTTTGAGATCAAAGACTGTGCCGATTTTATACTCTTTAAAGGGAATA is part of the Planktothrix serta PCC 8927 genome and encodes:
- a CDS encoding SagB/ThcOx family dehydrogenase, whose protein sequence is MSESLKSIAQHYHERTKYDPETLALKSQTLDWEKQPIPFKEYKIGTVFDLKPYLRDTDEAPSSDPKIRLWQRLSHFLLHSYGLTAKLPTMAGVHYLRAAPSAGGLYPAEIYLISRGTAILPPGLYHYQTQTHSLVQFWENQVWHELQDACFWHPALANTHLTLVTTAVFFRSFWRYQDRAYRRICLDTGHLLGNIELMATMNDYRPHLIGGFADDILNQLLYLDGESEGAIAVLALANLLEIDENLPLSRTALPSATQTDYPNIPEGELLAYLHQATKLETDSSGSQGWKPTQTDGILEDKYNFPFCTKISTVTSSIDWGKNLSGLEKTVLKRRSTRAYKGSELMLNELLALLDFTYQPYHYIHQGLDGSPDYFDLSLIETFIAVSGVNGLEDGCYYYAPKAQELRQIRFKNFRRELYYLCLQQDLGRDASVVLFHTADLKKAIANYGDRVYRYLHLDAGHLGQRLNLAAIHLRLGVSGIGGFFDDQVNEVLGIPTDEAVLYITTLGRPR